A region of Cataglyphis hispanica isolate Lineage 1 chromosome 6, ULB_Chis1_1.0, whole genome shotgun sequence DNA encodes the following proteins:
- the LOC126850371 gene encoding uncharacterized protein LOC126850371 codes for MTYPGLVLLVGVGIGLATFLYYVFNENREEGQHSYSRNGRPPEDHYENCSWSTPSHKENTFNRRSSSNSLKSKNGREPTTSKDDITYCSICQYALIDSDVIKLYPCKHNFHKDCMNELRRYDPGASCPNCRREIKQAI; via the exons CCGGGTTAGTACTTCTTGTTGGAGTTGGAATTGGACTAGCGACTTTCCTTTATTATGTGTTCAACGAAAATCGCGAGGAGGGACAGCATTCATATTCTAGAAATGGGAGACCACCAGAGGATCATTACGAAAATTGCTCTTGGTCGACACCGTCGCATAAAGAAAA caCATTCAATAGAAGGAGCTCatcaaattctttaaaaagtaaaaacggGAGGGAACCTACAACGAGTAAAGATGATATAACCTATTGTTCAATCTGCCAATATGCATTAATTGATTcggatgtaataaaattgtatccttgtaaacataattttcacaAAGATTGTATGAATGAATTGAGAAGATATGATCCTGGG GCTTCTTGTCCTAATTGCAGAAGAGAGATCAAGCAAGCAATATAA